The window ATGTCCGCGAGGTTCGGAAGTCTCTGTGCGACTGTCATCCCAACGGCCTTGCCCTCAAGATCCGTGCGCAACGTCAAAAGGTTCCGAAGTCGCTCGACACTGGCGTCCGGGATGAACATTGAACGGCGCGGCGCTGACTCGAGCGCGCGTGCCATTACAAGGCGGTTGAGCGCTTCACGAACCGGCATGTGGCTCGTCCCAAAAGCGTTCGCAAGTTCCTCCAATTTTAGCTTCTGGCCCGGTGAAAACTCCGCCATCATTATCGACCGCTTCAGCTCCTCGTAGACGTGCTCGAGGTCCGAATTGGTCTGGCGCGGCTTCAGCGATGGTAAAGTGGTGGCAGGCATTGTGACTCCAGGAGAAGACAAGGCCAGTCACACATATCGCGAACGCATTGCTTGATCAACGATCAAAGAGAGTTTTCTTGACGCTAGCGGACAATCGCGAAAATTGGGATTGACAGGCGCCATATTTTGACGGCAAATCCTTGATCAACGATCAAAGGGGAACGTCAATGTGGAAGGTTGGAGTTGATGTCGGAGGCACCTTTACCGATCTGTTCGCGGTTAACACTTTTACGGGAGAGGAGCGAACCGGCAAGGTTCTGACAACGCCCGAAGAGCGGTCTAAGGGCGTGCTCAACGCGATCGCCAATGCTGAGCTTAAGCCAAACGAGATTTCTCTACTCGTTCACGGAACCACGACTGCAACAAACGCACTTATCGAGCGTAGCTTCCCTGATGCCGCGATGATTACGACCGAAGGTTTCCGGGACGTCCTGGAAATCGGCCGGATGCATCGCGAGCACCTTTATCGGCCGTATCAAACGAAGCCGGCTCCACTGATCAGAAGGCGCTATCGATACGCGATAGCCGAACGAACCAATGCAAAGGGCGAGGTCGAAGAGGACATCGACGCCGCACAGCTCAAGCCGATCATCGCCTCGATCTCTGAAGCAGGCATTGGTTCGGTAGCCGTCTGTCTCATCAATTCGTACGCCAATCCGGCAAATGAGCGGAAGGTTGCGAAGATCCTATCGGAGGCGCTCCCGAATATTCGTGTGACGACTTCTGCTGACGTAAAGCCCGTCTTCCGGGAGCACACGCGTTTCACGCTAGCTTCAATCCGCGCAACCATTCTACCAGTAATGGCCGATTACTTCGAGCGGCTACAGGCTCGCCTACTTGAGGGTGGGTTCTCCGGCAACCTCATGATCCTCAAGAGCAACGGCGGGATGATGGGTGTCGACCAAGCCCGGCTGCGCGTTGAGGAGCTTGTGGAATCCGGTCCTGCTGGTGGTGTCGGGTACGCCACCGAGATAGCGCGCACGGCTGGTTTCCCGAACATTATTCACACCGACATGGGCGGAACCAGTTTCGACGCGTCCATCA is drawn from Mesorhizobium japonicum MAFF 303099 and contains these coding sequences:
- a CDS encoding GntR family transcriptional regulator, producing MPATTLPSLKPRQTNSDLEHVYEELKRSIMMAEFSPGQKLKLEELANAFGTSHMPVREALNRLVMARALESAPRRSMFIPDASVERLRNLLTLRTDLEGKAVGMTVAQRLPNLADILAQINARMDVEAARGALGTRTYLQLNHRFHFALYERCGNPELVNLIELLWMRYGPLLSLLKTTPISFSGHRHHAEIIDAVREGDKDSAIKSLVADLEEAGNAIASADAFRPST